One genomic region from Lates calcarifer isolate ASB-BC8 linkage group LG10, TLL_Latcal_v3, whole genome shotgun sequence encodes:
- the lrriq1 gene encoding LOW QUALITY PROTEIN: leucine-rich repeat and IQ domain-containing protein 1 (The sequence of the model RefSeq protein was modified relative to this genomic sequence to represent the inferred CDS: inserted 1 base in 1 codon) — MTDANELDETIMREMSNVVVSDTGEITEEQESFSFYEETVSDDIPPSLLSYFETSKSRAAVCETLILEELEDTMNLATEFSKDIMELNKQVTCETENEENNFSTDTHLLPPPTETEALFTHNVSVCPNNEDEAGTNEYMGSEKYLEIEVRTLKSSMNGEVIKKSSEYQREHREKQHCEEMKKEEQRRQRERDFQEELKKIMEAEKLHQKEFELMEKRAQEKLEQEFLLQQELISNLQKRVEEERRMREEEQKRIREERERKRKEEEEKRKREEENRRKREEERIKREIERKRKEEEEKRKREEEDRRXREEERIKREMERKKMEEEKRRKEEEEKRKIEEMRLKEEQRRKKEDEQRKKEEEEKKRRKREEDKKKIEEEMRKKEEERKVKEIQFKEEEKRRQVEEEERKRKENEEKIKEKDTNRKRVEEEETRKREKMIEVARKKMEKDKRRKNEEEMGLEEEGRNSDEEDDRGEEEVRMKQKEMRKEESEEETRKVEIEKKIMAEQTKRKEEENREIEELQLKEDEEKRKKDEERRHSIECKDMTMTEEEKKTNECGKWQKKEMTGQKEEHSNVQEEIRLKKTKDKEKRQEEVKRQQEKDDMTKREDGRRNIEPDKKQIKEDMRKSKENIKAEERRLKEEEESNKIIAQVTKEEDRLMRANELQEKEKENDSMKAQNKSKNMENNRNSLTSQLEDSTTQTSSNPGPSHSESTVIPTSSETVQQHDLNKDISQTSIYKTMDLQDAAVKLCTSFSSLPVCLPEHTEQKRLSWMKDCISWSKLSLQNKRKQKGCIRSRRGLKRAAEASSLPPLCPHTLLQSIGCKSLQEVTTVTLEDLPGCSLSTLAQCTRLQSLTLIRCGLKSLEGVSQLPQLCYIDVQENDISFVDCENMTSLRVLRLGHNKLTSIHGLSGVENLNVLDLSYNSITRIAGLEFMRRLQRLSVDHNQLISTRGLRDVYTLLHLDCSHNHLASVEGLENSALLQTLDLRANSLTEPPSLNNHILLRELHLDDNSISSLQGLIACWLPLMHHFSVAQNRITLLPSMSDFVSLANLDLRFNCISELQNMCESLEGCQFLREVHLTGNPLQQESGWRSTVQKAVAGLRAIDGQETDSFQSAPAVQQVSLASGGFLTFCQAQLKQTRDLQLQHSRELSNASSQLDAVKSSCRHFAETLKLAEEQRFAQEYGDTSVSPGQTTPEKALERDRASAEKFAEHSETQSTEKVPPVIPSRNNISCSYGTLETAESWHDTLNTVTTVLNPSLHSFATKGKSSSSHLDLAPVSNHQALDLKNTAAVVIQQRWRKYRQKCGNISSPPTAERGGERGGDEGKPESGPSYINRSAVHRDYAATIIQAFWRGFALRRRLASALAAVTCPDSGEDETFEEVDMDEFVFDEAALEKHWTLLLSEDSPPRHHFVSEQAPSLKPPGPFPEPPQYTLPPPPSWRPKQAWMAGEQVDPAGQRISPESRGKSPASTSVLSGVSSRSEKILEEWGFTDSHTALLMLKRAQKMKSKKQEQKKLRDPSVRLAFTRNCNYQRGPVEARNRPAPHNRNYMKVCGAELGLQQAEKTEQVKQEQAQQWLHTQSDRDSESEHFLPEISSDILNGGRVQLVADPGYTERLHHASGLWANSSLAAQPCKERHYPRRNSLGHARKELPSPKRVTSAPSKKERISFRDNPVQLSGGWGGGKKRDKVHK, encoded by the exons ATGACGGATGCTAATGAGTTGGATGAAACAATCATGCGGGAGATGAGTAATGTGGTCGTCTCTGATACTGGTGAAATTACAGAAGAGCAGGAGAGCTTTTCATTTTACGAAGAGACG GTCTCCGATGATATTCCACCATCTCTGCTGAGCTACTTTGAAACCTCtaaaagcagagcagcagtcTGTGAGACGCTCATCCTTGAGGAACTTGAAG ACACGATGAACCTGGCTACTGAATTCAGTAAGGACATAATGGAACTGAATAAGCAG GTCACttgtgaaacagaaaatgaggaaaacaacTTTTCCACTGACACTCATCTCCTGCCTCCacccacagagacagaagcacTTTTCACTCacaatgtgtcagtgtgtccaaACAATGAAG ATGAGGCTGGAACAAATGAATATATGGGGAGTGAGAAGTATCTGGAAATTGAAGTGAGAACCCTTAAGAGCTCAATGAATGGAGAGGTaataaagaaaagcagtgagtaccagagagaacacagagagaaacaacactgtgaggagatgaagaaagaggagcagaggagacagagagaaagagacttccaggaggagctgaagaagataATGGAGGCAGAGAAG CTACATCAGAAAGAATTTGAGTTGATGGAGAAGAGAGCTCAGGAAAAACTTGAACAGGAGTTTCTGCTTCAGCAG GAGCTTATCAGCAACTTACAGAAACgagtggaggaagagaggaggatgagggaggaggagcagaagaggaTAAGGGAAGAGCGGGAGAGGAAacggaaggaggaggaagagaagaggaagagggaagaggagaacaggaggaaaagggaagaggagagaattaagagagagatagagaggaaaaggaaggaggaggaagagaagaggaagagggaagaggaagacagga aaagggaagaggagagaattaaaagagagatggagaggaaaaagatggaggaggagaagaggaggaaagaggaagaggaaaagagaaaaatagaggAAATGAGACTCAAAGAAGagcaaagaagaaagaaggaagatgagcagaggaagaaggaggaagaggaaaagaagaggaggaaaagagaagaggacaaaaagaagatagaggaagagatgaggaagaaggaggaagagagaaaagtaaaagaaatacaatttaaggaagaggagaagaggagacaggtggaagaggaggagagaaaaaggaaggaaaatgaagagaaaataaaggagaaGGATACGAATAGGAaaagggtggaggaggaggaaacaaggaaaagggaaaaaatgatAGAGGTGGCaaggaagaagatggagaaagacaaaaggagaaaaaatgaagaagaaatggGACttgaggaggaggggagaaacagtgatgaggaagatgacagaggagaggaagaggtgaggATGAAGCAGAAGGagatgaggaaggaggaaagTGAGGAGGAAACAAGAAAGGTAGAGATAGAGAAGAAGATAATGGCTGAACAGAcgaagagaaaggaagaggaaaatagAGAAATAGAAGAACTACAACTcaaggaagatgaagaaaagagaaagaaggatgaggagaggagacataGCATAGAATGTAAAGATATGACCATGAcggaagaagagaaaaaaacaaatgagtgtgGAAAATggcagaagaaagaaatgactgGACAGAAAGAAGAACACAGTAATGTACAAGAAGAAATAAGactcaaaaaaacaaaggatAAAGAAAAGAGGCAGGAAGAGGTGAAGAGACAGCAAGAGAAGGATGATATGACAAAAAGGGAGGATGGGAGAAGAAATATAGAGCCTGACAAGAAGCAGATTAAGGAAGATatgagaaaaagcaaagaaaacataaaagcagaagaaagaagactcaaagaagaggaggaaagtaaCAAAATTATAGCACAGGTTACCAAAGAGGAGGACAGGCTGATGAGAGCAAATGAGCtgcaagagaaggaaaaagaaaatgacagcatGAAAGCTCAAAATAAGAGCAAGAATATGGAGAACAACAGAAACTCCCTAACCTCACAACTAGAGGACAGCACTACCCAGACCTCCTCAAACCCTGGTCCTTCACACAGTGAGTCCACAGTCATTCCCACCAGCTCTGAAACTGTACAACAACATGACCTAAACAAGGACATTAGCCAGACCTCTATATATAAAACTATGGACCTACAAGATGCAGCAGTAAAGCTTTGCACCTCTTTCAGCTCTTTACCAGTGTGTCTACCagagcacacagagcagaagAGACTGTCCTGGATGAAAGACTGCATCTCGTGGTCCAAACTGTCTCTCCAGAACAAGAGGAAGCAAAAAGGATGTATTCGGAGTCGAAGAGGACTGAAGAGGGCTGCTGAGGCCAGCAGCCTGCCACCTCTCTGCCCACACACTCTGCTTCAGTCCATAGGCTGTAAATCTCTGCAAGAG GTAACCACAGTGACCCTGGAGGACTTGCCTGGCTGTAGCTTATCCACTCTTGCTCAGTGTACTCGCCTTCAGTCCCTCACCCTGATACGCTGTGGCCTCAAATCCTTGGAAGGCGTCAGTCAGTTACCACAGCTTTGCTACATTGATGTGCAG GAAAATGACATCTCATTTGTGGACTGTGAAAACATGACCAGTTTACGAGTTCTGCGACTAGGCCACAACAAGTTAACATCCATCCATGGTTTAAGTGGTGTTGAGAACCTGAATGTTCTAGACCTCTCATATAACTCCATCACCCGCATTG CTGGTCTGGAGTTTATGAGGAGACTGCAGAGGTTGTCAGTGGATCACAACCAGCTGATCAGCACCAGAGGACTGAGGGACGTATACACCCTCCTTCACCTGGACTGCTCACACAACCACCTGGCAAGTGTAGAAGGTCTGGAGAACAGTGCTCTGCTCCAGACACTGGACCTAAGAGCCAACAGTCTCACTGAG CCCCCGAGTCTTAACAACCACATCCTCCTCAGAGAGCTGCATCTGGACGACAACAGCATCTCCTCACTGCAGGGCCTCATTGCCTGCTGGCTTCCCCTCATGCACCACTTCTCGGTAGCTCAAAACAG AATTACCCTCCTGCCCTCCATGTCTGATTTTGTGTCCCTTGCAAATCTGGATCTTCGATTCAACTGCATCTCAG aACTACAGAACATGTGTGAGAGTCTGGAGGGTTGTCAGTTCCTGCGAGAGGTCCACCTCACTGGGAATCCTCTTCAGCAGGAAAGTGGCTGGAG aTCCACTGTGCAGAAAGCAGTAGCTGGCCTGAGAGCCATTGATGGTCAGGAGACAGACTCCTTTCAGTCAGCCCCTGCTGTTCAACAGGTCAGCTTGGCCTCAGGCGGCTTCCTAACATTTTGTCAGGCTCAGCTGAAGCAGACTCGTGatttacagctgcagcacagcaggGAGCTCAG taaTGCCTCATCTCAGCTGGATGCTGTGAAAAGTTCCTGCAGGCACTTTGCTGAGACTCTGAAGCTGGCTGAGGAACAGAGATTTGCCCAGGAATATGGAGACACATCTGTGTCTCCAGGCCAAACAACGCCTGAGAAAGCACTGGAAAGGGACCGTGCCAGCGCTGAAAAGTTTGCTGAGCACTCAGAAACGCAGTCCACTGAAAAAGTTCCACCAGTCATTCCAAGCAGGAACAATATCAGCTGCAGCTATGGGACTTTGGAGACTGCAGAGAGTTGGCATGACACATTAAACACTGTTACAACAGTTCTAAACCCAAGCCTTCACTCTTTTGCAACAAAGGGAAAATCATCTTCCTCCCATCTTGACCTGGCACCTGTGTCTAACCATCAAGCCCTGGATCTTAAAAA cacagcagcagttgTGATTCAGCAGCGGTGGAGGAAGTACAGGCAGAAATGTGGGAACATCAGCAGCCCCCCCACAGctgagaggggaggggaaagaggaggagatgaaggaaagCCAGAGTCAGGACCTTCCTATATTAACAGGAGTGCTGTTCACCGAGATTATGCAGCGACTATCATCCAG GCATTCTGGAGGGGCTTCGCTCTGAGGAGGAGGCTCGCATCTGCTCTTGCTGCTGTCACATGCCCTGACAGTGGAGAGGACGAAACCTTTGAGGAGGTGGACATGGATGAATTTGTCTTTGATGAG gCAGCATTGGAGAAACACTGGACATTGCTGCTCTCTGAAGACTCTCCTCCCAGACATCACTTTGTGTCAGAACAGGCACCATCTCTGAAG CCTCCTGGGCCGTTCCCTGAACCCCCTCAGTACACActcccaccaccaccttcaTGGAGGCCAAAGCAGGCCTGGATGGCTGGAGAACAGGTGGACCCCGCTGGGCAGAGAATTTCCCCTGAGAGCAG AGGCAAATCTCCTGCTTCAACCTCAGTCCTCAGTGGTGTCTCTTCAAGATCAGAAAAGATTCTGGAAGAATG GGGCTTCACTGACAGCCACACAGCTCTACTGATGCTCAAGAGAGCTCAGAAGATGAAGTCAAAAAAGCAAGAGCAGAAGAAACTAaggg ATCCCTCTGTTCGCCTTGCCTTTACTAGAAATTGCAATTACCAGCGGGGTCCAGTGGAGGCACGAAACAGGCCTGCACCACACAACAGAAATTATATGAAAG TGTGTGGGGCTGAGCTGGGCCTTCAGCAGGCAGAGAAGACGGAGCAAGTGAAGCAAGAACAAGCTCAGCAGTGGCTGCACACCCAGTCTGACAGGGATTCGGAAAG